A single Eulemur rufifrons isolate Redbay chromosome 9, OSU_ERuf_1, whole genome shotgun sequence DNA region contains:
- the NAGS gene encoding N-acetylglutamate synthase, mitochondrial isoform X2: MATARVAAALRAAAVGVRLRGPRGTGGARRLSGSAQRRAAGGTSPGRQLSTAWAQAQSPGEEAEEPSGAPTPAPPVVSESPEPPAGRSLVQRDIQAFLNQCGASPGEARHWLTQFQTCYHSADKPFAVIEVDEEVFKCQQAVSSLAFALAFLQRMDMKPLVVLGLPAPTAPSGCLSFWEAKGQLAQSCKVLVDALRHNAANAVPFFGGGSVLGATEPAPHASYGGIVSVETDLLQWCLESGSIPILCPIGETAARRSVLLDSLEVTASLAKALRPTKIIFLNNTGGLRDSSQKVLSNVNLPADLDMVTNADWLSTKERQQMRLIVDVLSRLPHHSSAVITASSTLLTELFSNRGSGTLFKNAERMLRVRNLDSLDQGRLVALVNASFGKKLRDDYLVSLRQRLHCIYVSEGYFKHSDGSFSNKQWIFFWFGLADIRDSYELVNHAKGLPDSFCKPASDPGS, from the exons ATGGCGACGGCGCGGGTGGCCGCTGCACTTCGGGCCGCGGCTGTGGGCGTGAGGCTGCGTGGCCCCCGAGGCACTGGGGGCGCCCGGAGGCTGAGCGGCAGCGCGCAGCGGCGGGCGGCTGGGGGCACCAGCCCGGGGCGCCAGCTCAGCACCGCTTGGGCGCAGGCCCAGTCCCCCGGGGAGGAGGCCGAGGAGCCGTCGGGGGCTCCAACTCCCGCACCCCCGGTGGTCTCTGAGTCTCCTGAGCCGCCGGCTGGTCGCTCACTGGTGCAGAGGGACATCCAGGCCTTCCTGAACCAGTGCGGGGCCAGCCCCGGGGAGGCGCGCCACTGGCTCACGCAGTTCCAGACCTGCTACCACTCCGCAGACAAGCCCTTCGCCGTCATCGAG GTAGACGAGGAGGTGTTCAAGTGCCAGCAGGCCGTTTCCAGCCTGGCCTTCGCCCTGGCCTTCCTGCAACGCATGGACATGAAGCCGCTGGTGGTCCTGGGGCTGCCCGCCCCCACGGCGCCCTCGGGCTGTCTTTctttctgggaggccaaggggcaGCTCGCCCAGAGCTGTAAGGTGCTCGTGGACGCGCTGCGGCACAACGCCGCCAATGCTGTGCCTTTTTTTGGCGGCGGGTCGGTGCTGGGCGCTACCGAGCCAGCTCCCCATGCCAG CTACGGCGGCATCGTCTCAGTGGAGACCGACCTGCTGCAGTGGTGCCTGGAGTCGGGCAGCATCCCCATCCTGTGCCCCATCGGAGAGACCGCCGCGCGCCGCTCGGTGCTTCTCGACTCGCTGGAGGTGACCGCGTCGCTGGCCAAGGCTCTGCGGCCCACCAAAATCATCTTCCTCAATAACACAGGCGGCCTGCGCGACAGCAGTCAGAAG GTCCTGAGTAACGTGAACCTGCCCGCCGACCTGGACATGGTGACCAACGCCGACTGGCTGAGCACCAAAGAACGGCAGCAGATGCGGCTCATCGTGGACGTGCTCAGCCGCCTGCCCCACCACTCCTCGGCCGTCATCACCGCCTCCAGCACGCTGCTCACCGAGCTCTTCAGCAACAGGG GGTCCGGAACCCTGTTCAAGAACGCCGAGCGGATGCTGCGAGTGCGCAACCTGGACAGCCTGGACCAGGGCCGTCTCGTGGCCCTGGTCAACGCCAGCTTCGGCAAGAAGCTCCGGGACGACTACCTGGTCTCGCTGCGCCAGCGGCTGCACTGCATCTACGTCTCTGAGGG GTACTTCAAGCACAGTGATGGCAGCTTCTCCAACAAGCAGTGGATCTTCTTCTGGTTTGGCCTGGCGGACATCCGGGACTCCTATGAGTTGGTCAACCATGCCAAGGGGCTGCCGGACTCCTTCTGCAAGCCAGCATCTGACCCAGGCAGCTGA
- the NAGS gene encoding N-acetylglutamate synthase, mitochondrial isoform X1 — MATARVAAALRAAAVGVRLRGPRGTGGARRLSGSAQRRAAGGTSPGRQLSTAWAQAQSPGEEAEEPSGAPTPAPPVVSESPEPPAGRSLVQRDIQAFLNQCGASPGEARHWLTQFQTCYHSADKPFAVIEVDEEVFKCQQAVSSLAFALAFLQRMDMKPLVVLGLPAPTAPSGCLSFWEAKGQLAQSCKVLVDALRHNAANAVPFFGGGSVLGATEPAPHASYGGIVSVETDLLQWCLESGSIPILCPIGETAARRSVLLDSLEVTASLAKALRPTKIIFLNNTGGLRDSSQKVLSNVNLPADLDMVTNADWLSTKERQQMRLIVDVLSRLPHHSSAVITASSTLLTELFSNRGSGTLFKNAERMLRVRNLDSLDQGRLVALVNASFGKKLRDDYLVSLRQRLHCIYVSEGYNAAAILTMEPVLGGTPYLDKFVVSSSRQGQGSGQMLWECLRQDLQTLFWRSRVTNPINPWYFKHSDGSFSNKQWIFFWFGLADIRDSYELVNHAKGLPDSFCKPASDPGS; from the exons ATGGCGACGGCGCGGGTGGCCGCTGCACTTCGGGCCGCGGCTGTGGGCGTGAGGCTGCGTGGCCCCCGAGGCACTGGGGGCGCCCGGAGGCTGAGCGGCAGCGCGCAGCGGCGGGCGGCTGGGGGCACCAGCCCGGGGCGCCAGCTCAGCACCGCTTGGGCGCAGGCCCAGTCCCCCGGGGAGGAGGCCGAGGAGCCGTCGGGGGCTCCAACTCCCGCACCCCCGGTGGTCTCTGAGTCTCCTGAGCCGCCGGCTGGTCGCTCACTGGTGCAGAGGGACATCCAGGCCTTCCTGAACCAGTGCGGGGCCAGCCCCGGGGAGGCGCGCCACTGGCTCACGCAGTTCCAGACCTGCTACCACTCCGCAGACAAGCCCTTCGCCGTCATCGAG GTAGACGAGGAGGTGTTCAAGTGCCAGCAGGCCGTTTCCAGCCTGGCCTTCGCCCTGGCCTTCCTGCAACGCATGGACATGAAGCCGCTGGTGGTCCTGGGGCTGCCCGCCCCCACGGCGCCCTCGGGCTGTCTTTctttctgggaggccaaggggcaGCTCGCCCAGAGCTGTAAGGTGCTCGTGGACGCGCTGCGGCACAACGCCGCCAATGCTGTGCCTTTTTTTGGCGGCGGGTCGGTGCTGGGCGCTACCGAGCCAGCTCCCCATGCCAG CTACGGCGGCATCGTCTCAGTGGAGACCGACCTGCTGCAGTGGTGCCTGGAGTCGGGCAGCATCCCCATCCTGTGCCCCATCGGAGAGACCGCCGCGCGCCGCTCGGTGCTTCTCGACTCGCTGGAGGTGACCGCGTCGCTGGCCAAGGCTCTGCGGCCCACCAAAATCATCTTCCTCAATAACACAGGCGGCCTGCGCGACAGCAGTCAGAAG GTCCTGAGTAACGTGAACCTGCCCGCCGACCTGGACATGGTGACCAACGCCGACTGGCTGAGCACCAAAGAACGGCAGCAGATGCGGCTCATCGTGGACGTGCTCAGCCGCCTGCCCCACCACTCCTCGGCCGTCATCACCGCCTCCAGCACGCTGCTCACCGAGCTCTTCAGCAACAGGG GGTCCGGAACCCTGTTCAAGAACGCCGAGCGGATGCTGCGAGTGCGCAACCTGGACAGCCTGGACCAGGGCCGTCTCGTGGCCCTGGTCAACGCCAGCTTCGGCAAGAAGCTCCGGGACGACTACCTGGTCTCGCTGCGCCAGCGGCTGCACTGCATCTACGTCTCTGAGGG GTACAACGCGGCGGCCATTCTGACCATGGAGCCCGTACTGGGGGGCACCCCGTACCTGGACAAATTTGTGGTGAGCTCCAGCCGCCAGGGCCAAGGCTCCGGCCAGATGCTGTGGGAGTGCCTGCGGCAGGACCTGCAGACGCTTTTCTGGCGCTCCCGGGTCACCAACCCCATCAATCCGTG GTACTTCAAGCACAGTGATGGCAGCTTCTCCAACAAGCAGTGGATCTTCTTCTGGTTTGGCCTGGCGGACATCCGGGACTCCTATGAGTTGGTCAACCATGCCAAGGGGCTGCCGGACTCCTTCTGCAAGCCAGCATCTGACCCAGGCAGCTGA